A part of Oncorhynchus masou masou isolate Uvic2021 chromosome 21, UVic_Omas_1.1, whole genome shotgun sequence genomic DNA contains:
- the LOC135507310 gene encoding POU domain, class 4, transcription factor 2-like → MMMMSLNSKQAFAMAHASLPEPKYSLHSSSSSTLTSNAPSSCSSSRHSSTIISSGGGNSEAMRRGCLPTPPSNIFGGLDESLLARAEALAAVDIASQTKSHHHPPHHSPFKPDATYHTMNTLPCTSSSSSSSVPISHPSALSGHGHHHHHHHHHHHQPHQALEGDLLDHITPGLALGSMAGPDGSATAHPAHMAGMNHMHQAALNMAHAHGLPSHMGCMSDVDADPRDLEAFAERFKQRRIKLGVTQADVGGALANLKIPGVGSLSQSTICRFESLTLSHNNMIALKPILQAWLEEAEKSHREKLNKPELYNGGEKKRKRTSIAAPEKRSLEAYFAIQPRPSSEKIAAIAEKLDLKKNVVRVWFCNQRQKQKRMKYSACV, encoded by the exons ATGATGATGATGTCTCTGAACAGCAAGCAGGCATTCGCCATGGCCCACGCCAGCTTGCCCGAGCCCAAGTATTCCTTGCATTCCTCCTCGTCCTCCACGTTGACTTCGAATGCGCCCTCCTCGTGCTCGTCTTCCCGACACAGTAGCACCATCATCAGCAGCGGCGGAGGCAACTCGGAGGCGATGCGCCGAGGATGTCTCCCAACCCCACCG AGCAATATATTCGGAGGCTTGGATGAGAGTTTGTTGGCCCGCGCTGAAGCTCTGGCCGCGGTGGATATTGCCTCGCAGACCAAGAGCCACCACCATCCTCCACACCACAGTCCCTTCAAGCCGGACGCGACCTACCACACCATGAACACTCTCCCCTGCACCTCCTCATCGTCTTCTTCCTCGGTGCCTATTTCTCACCCTTCAGCCCTTTCCGGCCacggtcaccaccaccaccatcaccatcaccaccaccaccaaccccacCAGGCGCTGGAGGGCGACCTGCTGGACCACATCACCCCAGGACTGGCTCTCGGGTCCATGGCAGGGCCAGACGGCTCCGCAACTGCGCACCCTGCTCACATGGCGGGCATGAACCACATGCACCAGGCAGCCCTCAACATGGCTCATGCCCACGGGCTACCATCCCACATGGGCTGCATGAGCGACGTGGACGCCGATCCCAGGGACTTAGAAGCCTTCGCTGAGAGGTTTAAACAAAGACGAATCAAACTCGGCGTGACCCAGGCGGATGTAGGGGGAGCCCTGGCCAACCTGAAGATTCCTGGCGTGGGCTCCCTCAGCCAGAGTACCATCTGCCGATTCGagtccctcaccctctcccacaACAACATGATAGCTTTGAAGCCCATTCTACAGGCATGGCTGGAAGAAGCCGAGAAATCACACCGGGAGAAACTCAACAAACCCGAGCTATATAACGGCGGAGAGAAGAAGCGGAAGCGCACGTCGATAGCAGCACCTGAAAAGCGATCACTGGAAGCTTACTTCGCCATTCAGCCGCGTCCTTCCTCAGAGAAAATCGCTGCTATAGCAGAGAAACTGGACCTCAAAAAGAACGTGGTGCGGGTCTGGTTTTGCAACCAACGGCAGAAACAGAAACGAATGAAATATTCTGCATGCGTCTGA